Within the Synechococcus sp. MU1617 genome, the region CCTTCTCACTATCTGCCAATGCCGACGAGACGGTTTTCTCTAAAGACTTTGTTGATGCAACTGATTTTCTGAACCGCGAGATTGTCACTCTCAATGATCTCGGCGGTTACATGGCTGTCGACAGTGAAGACGTCACCCTTTATGAGGCCAAGATCAACTTCGAGCAACTTGGTGATGGCCTCGTCTTAGGCACTCAGCGCGTCATCGGTGCTGATGCCACGTTTACCAATTTGATCCGCTCAGGAGACACACTCACCACATCCGTCGACTGGCTCAACGTCGGCAACATCCAAGCCAACAATCTCAACTACAGCGAGGTCTACAACCAGAACGCCACCCTCGCTTCTGCTGACTTCTCACAGACCAGCGTTGCCAGTGGGTCTTTCATCGATGGTGTTTTTATCAGCGATGCCCGTGAATCCACCACACTCACCACCGACATCAAGGTCATCGGTGCAGCTGGCAATGTCCTTGATCTCTCTGATGGCATCGTCTCCATCCAGGCCGACGGATCAGAGATCTTCACCAATGAAGGCAAAGGTTCCTCCAACCTGATCACCTTCCAAGGTGACCTCAACTACGACGGCCGGGTTTCGATGAAAGACCTTGCCTACCTCAATGCTGGCGCTGCACGTCAGCAAACAGTCATCCCCGGTGACAACGAAACCGATGCTGATGGGAACGGCATTGTCGATGCATCGCTCGCCAAAGATGTTGATGCTGATTTCAACGGCAAGATCGACCTCGCTGACTTAGCTGTCCTCGACAATGACTGGGGCAAGACCCTGCACACAGGTGATCAGAATTTCCAAGGATCTGAAAGAGTCTCTTGGAATGAGCTCGATAGCCAGGGTGAAAATTCCACTTGGAATAACAGCTCCTTCAAGGAGCAAAACGCGATTGAGTCTGAGCCCGCTTATGTCGGCTCACTCGAAGCACCTGGGACCTCCGGCGTGATCGGTTCCGATGGCAACCAAGATGGGAACAATTCCCTCGAGGGTGACAACTTCCAGGATCCTTTGGCCGCTTAAGCGAGCCACATTGCTCATCTCATTCATTGGGCTGCACAGCACAGCTCGCTGAATGCCTGCAGCAACATGGCGGCAAAGCCACCACAGGCAGCCGTGACCATGCGAAACCTCTGCCCTGCCCTGCAGAACAAGACGTACTTCAACTACGGCGGCCAGGGACCGTTGCCCAGTCCATCCCTCGAGGCGATCACCGCGAGCTGGGCGCGCATTCAGGAGTTGGGGCCGTTCACCACAGATGTGTGGCCCTACATCGCCAGCGAGGTGAACAGCACCCGGCGGCTTCTGGCCCAGTGCTGCGGTGTTCCGCCCCATCGGCTTGCCCTCACCGAGAACGTCACCAGCGGCTGCGTTCTGCCGCTGTGGGGACTTCCCTTTGCTGAAGGAGACCGGTTGCTGATCGGCGACTGCGAACACCCCGGAGTGGTGAGCGCCTGCGTTGAACTGGCGCGGCGCCAGAACCTCGCCATCGACGTGCTGCCGGTAAAGCATGTGCGGGGGGATCAAGCCCAGTGCGATGCCGCCGTAATCGAGGTAATCACGCAGACCCTCACCCCCCGCACGCGCCTGGTGGTGCTGAGCCATCTGCTCTGGAACACCGGACAGGTGATGCCGATTGCCGCCGTCGCCGATCAGCTCAACCAACACCCCCAACAGCCCTTTCTGTTGGTGGATGCCGCCCAAAGCTTCGGACAGATCCCCATTGAAGAGGCCGCTGCCGCGGCAGACATCTATGCGTTCACCGGGCACAAGTGGGCCTGTGGGCCTGAAGGGCTGGGGGGTGTGGCGCTGTCCGAGCGTGTCGTTGCCGAGGCCGCTCCAACCGTGATCGGCTGGCGCAGCCTGCGCGATGAAAGCAAAGCCAATCTCAACAGCAGCGATCTGTTTCACCACGACAGCCGCCGCTTTGAAGTGGCCACCAGCTGCGTGCCCTTGATGGCCGGCCTGCGCAGCTCACTGCAACTGCTGGAGAACGCTGGATCAGCCCAACAACGCTGGGACCACATCCGAACCCTCAGCAGCAAGCTCTGGCAGGAACTCCAGGGGCTAGCGGGCGTCACCCCCCTGCTGGAGGCGCCGCCCGCCAGCGGACTGGTGAGCTTTCAGATCAACGGAGATGTGCTCCCTGCAGAGCATGTGAAGCAGTTGGGTGCCCAGGGGCTTTGGATTCGCGATCTGGCAGACCCCAGTTGCTTGAGGGCCTGCACCCACATCAGCACCACAGACGACGACATCAACGCCCTAGTGGCAGCGATCAGCACCCTTTGATCGGCTCAGATCAACCGCCTGGAGCAACCAGCTTCAAAACAACCTCAAACGCAGGGCGCGTTCAGCTTCCTCGCGATCATCAAAGTGCACCTTCTCAGTGCCGAGAATCTGGTAATCCTCGTGCCCCTTACCGGCCACCAGCACCAGATCATCGGCCTCAGCCTCTGCGATAGCTGAGGCGATCGCACTGGCCCGATCGCCCTCCACAATGAGATCGATTCCGTCCGGAATCCCCGCCACCACGTCATCCAGGATCTGCTGAGGATCCTCGGTGCGGGGGTTGTCGGAGGTGACCACCACGCGGTCAGCCAGGCGTGACGCAATCGCCGCCATCTGCGGACGCTTGCCCCGATCCCGATCACCACCGCAACCGAACACGCAGATCAGCCGCCCGGTGCAGAACGGACGCGCTGCTGAAAGAGCGTTACTCAAGCCATCGGGCGTGTGGGCGTAATCCACGAGCACCGGAGGCAAATTCGCTGCATCCACACCGTTCAAAATCACCCGCTCCATCCGGCCCGGCACGCCACCGAATCGGCCGATGGCCTCCAGCAGCACCGGCAAAGGCAACTGCTGCTGAAGCAGCACCCCAACCGCCTGCAGCAGGTTCATCAAGTTGAAGCGACCCAACAAGGGCGAACGAAAACGGCCCTCGCCAACAGGGCTGATCAAGCGACCTTCCACCCCAGCGGCCGTCATCTGCAAATCGCTCATGCGCAACTCAGCCGATGGATCCTCAAGCGAACTGCGCCAACAGGCGGCGCCTAGCCGTTCAGCCAACCGCGCCCCCCAGGGGTCATCACTGTTGACCACCGATCGCGCATCGCCTTCCAACAACAGAGGATCCGCAAACAGCGACGCCTTCGCCTCGAAGTAGTCCTCCATCGAGGCGTGGTAGTCGAGGTGGTCCTGGGTGAGGTTGGTGAACACGGCTCCCGCGAAGCGGCAGCCCGCCACCCGCTGTTGCGCCAGAGCGTGGGAACTCACCTCCATCGCCGCCAGGCCACAGCCGGCGGAGACCGCCTCGGCAAGTTGCCCCTGAAGGAGATCGGCAAAGGCCGTGGTGTGGGTGGCCGTGATGCTGTGGCCCGGCCAGCGGTTCACCAACGTGCCGAACAAGCCCACGGCTTGGCCGGACGAAGCAGCCAGATGCTCAATCAAATGGGTTGTGGTGGTTTTGCCGTTGGTGCCGGTCACACCAATCAGGGCCATACGCCTGCAGGGGTGATCCCAGTAGGCCGCTGCGATCTCACCGATCCGACGCGCCACCGGTTCCTGGATCACCACCACCGGGTCATCAGCACCTGGCGGTTGTGTGGCAGCAGCTTGAGCTCCAATCACTGCAGCGGCGGCACCGGCCTCAAGGGCTTGGGCCCAGAACGTGCCTCCATCCACCCGTTCGCCGGGGAGTCCGAGAAACAGGGTTCCAGGGCCGACGCGGCGGGAATCGGTGGTGATCGCCTCTAATCCAGGGTTAACCAGCCCAGGCGGCACTGCGATGCCTGCATCACTCAACAGGGCATGCAACGCCTGCGTCATCCCATCTCCCCTCTGCATGGGGGAGTTTTAAGCCGTTCAGAGCGCCGTGGACAGACAGCGTTGCAACCAATTCAACAGTCCCTCGCCCGTAAGACGTGGGGAGACCCGGGGGAGCTCAGATCCATCGAGAGCGAGCACAGGCACCTCGAGGTCGTAGCGGGCCTTCAGCTCCTGGGGGGTGCCGGTCGCGTCGATATCAATCACCGTCAGCTCGATCGACAGCCCCAAGAGATCGAGGGCACGCAAGCGGGATTCCAAGCCTTCACAGAGGCAGCAACCGGCGCGGCTGTATAGGGTGAGCTGCTTCATCAATCGGGCACCGGGTCACAGCCACAGGGAGTGAACGGATGGCAGCGCAGCAGCCTTTTCACGGTGAGCCAGCCCCCCTTCCAGGGACCATGCTTCTGGATGGCCTCCAGGCCGTAGGCGCTGCAGGTGGGCATGAAGCGACAGCGGGGCCCGATCATCGGGGAGATGAAGCGCCGATAAAAACCAATACCGGCCAGGAGAACAGCCGCCAGAGCATGATTAATCGCCTGTCGCAGCTTGGCCATCGGGCCGCCAGATAGAGTGGTTGATTCGTGCATCGCGGCAGATGCCTGGGACTCTTTCGGTTCCAGCATGCCCAACAACCGCACGATCTCAACACACACCTTCCCACCTATGTCCCGTTACCGCGGCCCTCGTCTGAGGATCACGCGGCGCTTGGGAGACCTCCCCGGTCTCACCCGGAAGGCCGCCAAACGGTCCTATCCCCCCGGTCAGCACGGCCAAGCCCGTCGCAAGCGCTCTGAATACGCGATCCGTCTCGAAGAGAAGCAAAAGCTTCGCTTCAACTACGGCGTCTCCGAGCGTCAGCTCGTGCGCTACGTGAAGAAAGCGCGCGCCCAGGAAGGTTCCACCGGAACCAACCTGCTCAAGCTGCTCGAGAACCGTCTCGACAATGTTTGTTTCCGCCTCGGCTTCGGTCCCACCGTGCCCGGCGCCCGTCAGCTGGTGAACCACGGTCACGTCACCGTGAACGGTCGTGTGACCGATATCGCCAGCTACCAGTGCAAGCCTGGTGATGTGATCGCCATCCGCGAGCGCAAATGCAGCAAAAAGCTGGCTGAAGCCAATCTCGAGTTCCCTGGTCTGGCCAACGTGCCCAGCCACCTCGAGCTGGACAAGTCCAAGCTGAGCGCCAAGGTCACCGCCCGTTGCGAACGCGAATGGGTTGCCCTGGAAATCAACGAACTGCTGGTGGTGGAGTACTACTCCAGAAAGGTCTGATCCAGATCCGCAGTTCAAATCCCCACGATGCGCAACCCTGGGTTCAGGGTTGCGTTTTTTTTTGGTTGATCCCCAGGCACTGCAGTCGCTCACCAGCCACGACTGGCTCGGATTGATCCACCCCGTGCTGATGATCCTGTTCGTCTACCCGGTGGTGGGCGCCACGATCCGGCTGGGAATCCTGGCGCGGGAGAAACGATTGAAGATCAACCCAATCGCCGACACGGTGCCGGTGGAGCACGCGCAACACGGAGCCTGGGTTACCGGCGGGGTGCTGGTGGCGGTGCTGATCGGCCTCG harbors:
- a CDS encoding UDP-N-acetylmuramoyl-L-alanyl-D-glutamate--2,6-diaminopimelate ligase codes for the protein MTQALHALLSDAGIAVPPGLVNPGLEAITTDSRRVGPGTLFLGLPGERVDGGTFWAQALEAGAAAAVIGAQAAATQPPGADDPVVVIQEPVARRIGEIAAAYWDHPCRRMALIGVTGTNGKTTTTHLIEHLAASSGQAVGLFGTLVNRWPGHSITATHTTAFADLLQGQLAEAVSAGCGLAAMEVSSHALAQQRVAGCRFAGAVFTNLTQDHLDYHASMEDYFEAKASLFADPLLLEGDARSVVNSDDPWGARLAERLGAACWRSSLEDPSAELRMSDLQMTAAGVEGRLISPVGEGRFRSPLLGRFNLMNLLQAVGVLLQQQLPLPVLLEAIGRFGGVPGRMERVILNGVDAANLPPVLVDYAHTPDGLSNALSAARPFCTGRLICVFGCGGDRDRGKRPQMAAIASRLADRVVVTSDNPRTEDPQQILDDVVAGIPDGIDLIVEGDRASAIASAIAEAEADDLVLVAGKGHEDYQILGTEKVHFDDREEAERALRLRLF
- the rpsD gene encoding 30S ribosomal protein S4 produces the protein MSRYRGPRLRITRRLGDLPGLTRKAAKRSYPPGQHGQARRKRSEYAIRLEEKQKLRFNYGVSERQLVRYVKKARAQEGSTGTNLLKLLENRLDNVCFRLGFGPTVPGARQLVNHGHVTVNGRVTDIASYQCKPGDVIAIRERKCSKKLAEANLEFPGLANVPSHLELDKSKLSAKVTARCEREWVALEINELLVVEYYSRKV
- a CDS encoding aminotransferase class V-fold PLP-dependent enzyme, producing MRNLCPALQNKTYFNYGGQGPLPSPSLEAITASWARIQELGPFTTDVWPYIASEVNSTRRLLAQCCGVPPHRLALTENVTSGCVLPLWGLPFAEGDRLLIGDCEHPGVVSACVELARRQNLAIDVLPVKHVRGDQAQCDAAVIEVITQTLTPRTRLVVLSHLLWNTGQVMPIAAVADQLNQHPQQPFLLVDAAQSFGQIPIEEAAAAADIYAFTGHKWACGPEGLGGVALSERVVAEAAPTVIGWRSLRDESKANLNSSDLFHHDSRRFEVATSCVPLMAGLRSSLQLLENAGSAQQRWDHIRTLSSKLWQELQGLAGVTPLLEAPPASGLVSFQINGDVLPAEHVKQLGAQGLWIRDLADPSCLRACTHISTTDDDINALVAAISTL
- the yidD gene encoding membrane protein insertion efficiency factor YidD, coding for MHESTTLSGGPMAKLRQAINHALAAVLLAGIGFYRRFISPMIGPRCRFMPTCSAYGLEAIQKHGPWKGGWLTVKRLLRCHPFTPCGCDPVPD
- a CDS encoding glutaredoxin family protein: MKQLTLYSRAGCCLCEGLESRLRALDLLGLSIELTVIDIDATGTPQELKARYDLEVPVLALDGSELPRVSPRLTGEGLLNWLQRCLSTAL